One Drosophila ananassae strain 14024-0371.13 chromosome XR, ASM1763931v2, whole genome shotgun sequence genomic window, CAGTTCGTTGGAACTTTTCTTACAATTAGGATCGCATttgatataatatttttttaaacaatttttatcaATTGCACaaaatcatatttaaaaaatacaaataaatttattcCCAAAAAGATGTCGAAACTGGGAGCTGTCTTGATTGTGGGCTGCTTGTTTGTGGCCTTCGCCCTGGCAGAGCCACGCCTCCagaggcaacaacaacaacagctgcagcaacGCCTTCAGCGTAAAATCAATTCCGCCGGACAGCAGCATCCCTACTTGTTCCTCACAGTGCCCCGGGGACGTGCCAATGCCGGTGCCGTGGTCAAAGGATTCGAGATTGTCGAGGAGGAGGACTCCCACGAACTGGATCATCTGGTCGATAACGATAACGATGACGATGACAACCAGGACGACGATGACGAGGAGGATGAGCTGGAACATCAGTTGGGTTTGAATTTCGGCCGCAACAACTTCGCTTTCCGTAATCAGAAGAAGAATCTGGACTccctggaggaggaggacgacgatgaGGATCTGGATGAGGTGCAGGAGTCGTTCGTGAGGAACGCCAAGCCCCAGGTCGGCCAGGGTGCTCAGCAAATGGTGGTGGCAAGGGATCAGGCTGGTGCCATCATGGTGCCCGACGGCATTATCGAGATCGAGGGACAGAGTGTCCTGGACGAGAAGACGGGCAAGGCGGCGCTTCTGGTGCCCCGTGCCGCTCTGGACGCCATTCCCGACGGTGCTGTGGTGGCGCTGATGGAGCGCTCTGCCAACTCGGCAGCTGCCGTTGCCGGCGATGAGGTCGAGGAGGAGCGCGCCAACCGTGTCGTCGTCCGCCGCAGGAAGAACAGCGGCCGTCGCAACATCCGCCGTCGCGGCACCAACGTCCAGCGACGTCGCCGTCGTCCCTCCTCCCAGCGTCGCCGTCGCGGCGGCAACCGTCGTCGCAACGTTCGCGTCGTCCGCCCCAACAACCGGAGGCGTGGCAATCAGCGTCGCCGCGGCCAGGTCGTCTACCAGGGTTAAGGGTCACCAGCACCACAGTCCCCCCCCCCAGATTCTATATAGTATTATAGTTAAGCACCAGCGATCCAGGACACGAACTATGCAAACTTTTGACAAACGATTCGAATTCAAATAAATGtgatatgaaaaaaaaaattatattctttgGTTATTATTTGGGGGATCTTCTTTATAAACAGGATTCTCCATAAGGCCTCTTCTGTGCTTCGTTTGGCAAGAAAAGGTATGACTTTTGGGCCTGATTTTCAGAATATTTgcacattttatatttttatcaatGAAAacattgaataaaatatttaaaaaatattaaaaatatttattcagaGATATGTAGAGGATTATCAAGCataaattataagaattttTACTTCATATCCtttagaaaaataattaaatgtaaGAAAAACCTTGtattttaagaatttgtaaAAGATTTCTTAAACTATCTATCTATTTCgtattaaatatacatattttttaccTCCAAAGATCATTTAAAAAGAGTCTTAActctttttgtgattttttaacTCCCAAAGAGATATGTATGTATTGGCAGGTTTAAACCCACAGATCCTTATTGATATAATCCACAAGAATTATagaaattaatattatctCACTTCTATAGAAAGGGGTTTATGTGGTATAGTCGGCTTATTCCGACTAAAATGTTATGAAGATCATAGGAACTTatggaaaaatataataataatctttgtaaaataataaaaataaatctcaCTGTACTTCCCTCGACGCATTATTTAAGATTATGTAGTTCAAGATGTAAGTGCAATGTAAGACTTTAGATTCTATAGATGTATGTATGATTATGTATCTCAGTTCCTCCATTATTCTATTAGTATTTCAACTCCAAATCCCGAAaatctgtaaaaaaaaataaaaaacttaatttcAAGGAAAAGTTTCCAGTGCAGCTTACGGATCCTCCATcttattttcttcttcttgcatctcaaatatgtatgtatctgAGGCGTCTTTTGGCCTATTCCATTCTAACTGTATTCCAAAATGGCGACACCTCGGGCTTTGGACGCCCCCGCACACACACGAAGGGACAAGGGAGCACCTGGAAAGTGGAGAATTTGTCAACAGATCCTCCGTATTTCGTAGAATAACTATCTCAATTCCTTTTAAATACGTCCATACTTACCTGAGGCG contains:
- the LOC6505123 gene encoding uncharacterized protein LOC6505123, which translates into the protein MSKLGAVLIVGCLFVAFALAEPRLQRQQQQQLQQRLQRKINSAGQQHPYLFLTVPRGRANAGAVVKGFEIVEEEDSHELDHLVDNDNDDDDNQDDDDEEDELEHQLGLNFGRNNFAFRNQKKNLDSLEEEDDDEDLDEVQESFVRNAKPQVGQGAQQMVVARDQAGAIMVPDGIIEIEGQSVLDEKTGKAALLVPRAALDAIPDGAVVALMERSANSAAAVAGDEVEEERANRVVVRRRKNSGRRNIRRRGTNVQRRRRRPSSQRRRRGGNRRRNVRVVRPNNRRRGNQRRRGQVVYQG